From the genome of Monomorium pharaonis isolate MP-MQ-018 chromosome 1, ASM1337386v2, whole genome shotgun sequence:
CAACTATTGAAAGTCCATTATACAATATTGCAAGTTTCTTACATGACATCTTGGAACAATCGATAAACAAACCGAAGTCTCATATTGATAATAGCTTGTTCTTTATAGACaacataaaatgttaatattaataatgaacaAAGATTAGTTTCACTTGATGTAACTTCCTTATTTACAAACGTTCCAAACGAGCTTATTTTTGAGTCCATAAAAAAGCGATGgaacaaaatttcaattgtTACGAAACTACAATTACCGCAATTTATACATGCTGTAAATTTGGTTTCAAGCTCTAGAAGTTTTAGGTTCGAGGGACAATTCTATGAACAGGTATATGGCAGTCCCATGGGATCTCCGTTATTCCCAATTTTAGCTAACATTGTTCTTGATAATCTAGAAACCAATTGTTTACAAAAGTTACAGTTCACCAATTCCATTCTTTTATAGATATGTTGATGACATCATTACCATTGTACCGGAAAATGAAATTGATAATGTTCTCACGATCTTTAATAACTACCACCCCCGACTGAAATTTACACATGAGATGGAATCGGACGGATCTATTGTCTTTTTGGATACTATCATTATGCTtgacaaaaacaaattaataacaaactaGTATCAGAAACCCTCATTTTCTGGtagatatataaacattttttcgaaCCATCCAATGCGGTATAAAATCAAtacgataataaatttagttgaCAGAGCATTACTATtatcgaataaaaaattttactaggCACATCAtgttagttaaaaatattttaaaaaataactgttttCCGGATAACGTCATTGAAAAACACGTTAACAGAAGAATTAATGAACTAAAATACAGAAAAGATACcgcaaataataaaagttgaaCAATGGAAAGTGGGGGGTTTGATACTAGAAGATGCATAACATTACCATACATAAAGGGCGTTAGTAATGGTATTCGTCACTGCCTAAGAAAAGTGGGAATTAATACACTTTTTACGGttccaaaaaaattagacCTGATTATTAAGAAGAGCAAAGACAAGTTGTATAGATCAAAGAGAACTGATGTTGTGTATCGCTTGATGTGCAATGGTTGTGGTGTATCCTACATTAGGCAAACAAAACGATAATTAGAGACACGGATAAAAGAACATcgtaatgatataaaaaagaaagaaagtaaaCTGTTACGTtcgatgaaaatttttcacttatttCATCTCACGTTCTCGCATCGCGCTCTCGCATGCTCCGCCGGAGCACCCGTCTCACCGAGCGCTCCCCTCCCCACGAAATCAGACGCACGGGGTACCAGCGCGTACACCCTACGCTTAcactctttattaattttattattattacgtgcGTAATTATTACTCCAATTGTCAAAGCTCAAATCCATCGAATCATGCCGCGTATAGTTAAAAGAGTAATATTCTTTCGTTAAAAGAGTAATATTCTTTCGTCACCTTTCTCTTTGCTATTAACGACAGGGTGCAACCGCCACCCCTCAACCCcttcgttaattaatattactgcaATCCGTCGCAGTCATGCTATAGCTCTTTCACATTATTAACAACCTGGAAtaatgtgaatatttttcaaccacGCGGTTCACGCGTGACACCCTCGCGCTGCCGAAGAGTCGGTCCAGCCGCAGAGCGCGTGTACCAAGTGGGATAGCAATGGCTCGAGCATTATTCCAACCGGGAAGTATGAGTGAGATAACATGAATAAAGCAATTGCGAAAGTATGCGGTTTAATTACTCCGCTCACAGAAGTGATAGGAGGAAGGCGAAGGAAGCATTCGAACGCTAACCACTCTGGCTACCTTTTGACCGAAGTTTATAATGatccgaataaaaattagaaactatgaaatttcaaaaataatagttatttgtCGCGGAATTTTCCATGGATTTGAGCTTCCCTACACCCGCGTACCCCTAGGACCCCCTAGTTTTGGGGTATATAAGGAGAGCCTCAGAAATCAGCATTTTCGCTCGTACAGCAAGTCGCGCTGCCTGTAAGCTTTCTCGCTCTGGCAAGACGTTACTCTGCCCAAAAGGTATTACcagtgaaattattattagccaTCACGCTCTTCGGAAGAAGTCAATAACTAGTTACGGTACATCCGACCATACTACGCTGTGCTTATTAAATTCTCGATACGAGAATCAACGCTACTGTTGTAAGTAACACCTCTTCTATCTGCAAACGCCGTAACTTCacccttataaaaattgttctaaaaCTCACTctggtttatttaaataaaactttactcTTCTTATAAGTTCTGTTTAATACAACTACCTagtaaaactataataaaatttacacctAGTGACTAAAAAGTTCTtacttattttgtattacCCTATTGTGTgcgagaaatattaattaagaggGGCAAAACATGGGGCAAACCATTCTCGGTGCTCCTAAAAATCCAAAGCGAAAAAGCGACTTTCCTGAATCCTCATCCTGGAGGCTGGGCGCTACGACTCAGGCGCCTGCTTCTTCCCTGAACTTCAGATCAGGGGCGCCTACCGGGGCGCTTAAGTTAGAAGGTGTCCAGGGGACAACGGGCGCCTATTAAGGCGCTTTTCACCCCCTACGTCGTCCCTCTACCTAACGGTGTACCACAGGGTAGCCCATAGGGCGCTCTCAGTCACAGACGCCCCATCTTTCCTTCGCGTGGGATTTGTTGCGCCTTCCCTGGGCGCTCCCCCCTCACGCTCTTTACACCTTGTCACTAACTGTACGCTCTTCCTCTTACTAGCGCTCATTCGCGCATCCGAAAAGTACCCACAAAAGAAAAGAGGTGTTTTCCCcctccattttttttcttttctcttcttctctctttttggTCTAACTCTTTCCCTAAAGCACCACTAAGAAGCGCGTCATTCACGTAACAGGCAGTAAGTACGCGAATAGTGACAATACcaatcttctctctctctctctctctctctctctctctctctctctctctctctctctctctctctctctctctctctcttactctGTTCACGTGCTCTCGGTCCGCGTCCGTGTAAAAAGGAATAAGACGGGTAAAAGGAGAACCCGAGTCGATCTCTCACTTATACTCCGTGGGATGGTACGGGCTGCCCACTAGGGCGCTTACCCCCCACACTCCCCTCCTTATTCCATGGGCAATGGGCTCGCCTACTTGGGCGCTTTATCCCCGCGGACTCCTGCAATTATAATCTAAGCAGATTGACTCGATTTCTCATCTAACCCAGCAAGGTTACGCCGATTAAAACACTTCGTAAAACCTACACTaccccccctttttttccttttttttctctaaaaaaattaactaattaagagagaaagagagggattTAAATAGGAGGAACGTTACAACCTCTACATACACATCGCCGCGACCACAAATCAAACGATTCTAGCCACACccgtttattaaattacctGCCTGACACGTGTCTTTTGTATAACCATGGGTTCtcttaataaatttggttTACAACCTGACTGTAGGACATCATGCCGCGGTCTCGCCGAGGGGGAAGGAAGCGGCAGATCAAGCGATTGAAGTGGCGCCTTATTGAGGCCGGAACCTTCGATCCACGAGTCTTCGATCGACCTCCGCCCCCCGAAGCCTCCCCGAGACGGCACGGATCTCCGGGGCCGTTCGAATTACGCCCTCCACAGCCGCCCTCCTATCCCCAACTAATACCCCCAGCACCGCCCTGCCGTGTCACGCCACCACCGATCCCCGCTCCCTTCAAGCGCCCGCCGCCCCGGCTGCCCCCGGAGACTGATACTGCCCCTATCCGGGCTCCCACACGGCCCGTAAAGGTGGACCGCCAAGTCCGTCCACCCCCGCGGCAGAAGCCCCGTATAACTAGCAACGAGGTCTTCGTCGGGTCACTCCCTAAATTAATACTCTCCGCCAAGGCGACCTCTCAGTCAACTGAGACCTATTAGAGGCTCCTCAAGCCTCTCGGAGGAACACCACCTCCAAAACGAAGAAAGGGGGCGGAAAATTGAAGGAGAGCATtgtcaaagataaaaaaatatatacaataaataataaatatataattccatAAACAGTTACCTTCTTTTCCTATCCACAGAACTCACACTCAATAAATTACGCTCCTGGGGGAACCACGGTTCACGCTCGGTCCCGCatgctcccccccccccccccaggACGTAACATAAACATTCAGTAGTTAGCACATCggactaaaaataattatgacttGATTGACAATctccaaaaatattatatagtaaaaaaatagaaaaaaaaggagattGCCGAAATGTTcttcataaaaaagaataaaaattaacttacaaaAAGACACTGAATGTTTGAACACTGTATAATAGAATTATCAAGGATGCTTAATGTTTACTTTCTACTTGTTATCACTTACTTTGTTATCACAGTACATTCGTTTTGATCTTCATACTAATTGCCACTGTACCGTAAGCTTGacatgtttcatattttttcgACAAAGAATTACTAAACAGATAATATGTGATCACACGACTACAgtgcatttataatttactattgACGCTGACATATAAGTTTTTACCAATCTGTTGCTATTATTATAATCGCGCTTTTTTGTTTCGTCGCGGTTTACTCTAAAATCTATTCTCTTTATAACTTATATCATCAACGTATTTAATGTTACTTATATTGACTAAACCCTCCTATTGTTTATATCGACGATACTTCTATTTTAGAACGTGAGTTTGTAATTCGTTTGGTCCGAATCAATCAAGCTGTTATGTCGAACATTttccaattaatattattataacctGAAGAGGACCTAAATCAAGGGTCGAAACGTCGTTTCTGTAATAAacgaaattttgttagaaagtCAATTGtttaatacttattaataGTTTATCATCACTAGCGACTATAAAAGTTTCCTCAGTTATTTATTGTTGTTAAAAAAGCAGCCTAGCAAGAAGAATCAAAGCAAAAAAGGGAAGCTTCCGCCcctcaatatattatatcaagaCCCCATGGATACAGAACGACTTATTGTaaaccaaattaaaaatacagattttGTAAAAACGCGTAATCGATAATAAGCATATACTACAGATGTACTCGTTGACCAATTATCACCgagcaaaaaaattactagAGACGGTGCATACGTGTTTTTATACGTTCACctcaaaaagagaaaaaaattttcagttattttaaaagGTATAAATCACTCATATGATCCGCAAATAATTCTCAATGAGTtaaatgcattaaatataGACGAAATAAAGTTCCTAAAAGTAATAccttttaaaacaaaagaatcATTCAACAAGAACTATCAATGTTTATGGCTAGAAGCAGaaagtaaaatacaaaaaatgcatAAGATAAATAGGCTTTGTCACCCTGTTATAAAATGggaaaaacttgaaaaaaacgaaataataCAATGAAAAAGATGCCAAAGACTAGGTCAATCTGCATCCAACTGTAACTTAAGATATTGCTGTGTGAAATGCAACAAACCACATACACCGGAAAAATTCCCGATTACTCCTGATAGCATGACTGACAGATCCAAACTACTGCGCAAACTGTAATAGCCATGGCCACCCAATATCTTATCGAGGATGTCCGATACTTTTAGAGAGATTccctaaaaagaaaaatgatagaaaaaaattaaatttaaaaaaaagataaaaaattaataagcatgaaatttacgtaaaaaatattaattttgcagaAATACTCAGAGGCAGCCCAAATCAAGAAGAAACACAAGCTAAGAGAGGTCCACCAACTAATAGTCCCCTTACAGAAGAAATTAACGACATgctaaatgaaattaaattttaaatactaacaataatacataaacaacaagaacaaataaataatatagcaaccttaatagaaaaaatacagataaaatataaactatgtGCTAAACATTAGTGACAATGGACCTGCAAGAAATAGCTAATACAGTTTGCAGCAAGAAAATatctgaattaaaaaaataatttcaattaacgTTAATTCCATTATAACACATTAGCGCAGGTTATCCCTAACAAATCTATTAAAGGCAAAAAAACCCGACGTAgtttttctcttattaaaCAAAGCTAAAAACAAATCATGTAGTTAATTTCCAAAATTGTAACATGATCAAGAGTGACAGGAAGAATAAGATGGATGGAAGAACAGCAATATTGATAAGAAGAAACATTGAATTCAAAAGAGTAAACATACAACTACAGCAAAGTGATTCATTCATTAaacatacaataattaaaataaaaatcaaagccAATACTTACCTAATATTAATTGCAGTCTGCATCTTGCGAAAATCAAAAAGAGTTTATCCCGGAACTGGATCTGCTATTCAAAAGGTTCCATCTAAAAAGAGAacaaaactattatataatagCAGGTGATCTCAACGCTAAGCTGTTGGTCACTAGTTGGTCaaattcagaaaataattttcgaggAATATTTCTGCACAGGTGGATAGGAATTAATCAACCTAAATTTAGAAGCAAATTATATAGTACGCTTATACCCTTCTATCCATTCAGAGTCATTCCTGGATACCATCATAGCAGATATaagattagattttttaaatgtagtgGATTCTTTCAAAATACACAATATTTCTTACAATAGCAATCAAAATGTCCTAACCGTAAATATATCACTAAAGCCAGACACACAGATACCCTTCACAAATGAAACCCATCAACacaagtataattataaaaaggcTGATTGGAATAAATTTCGCGAAGCATGCAAACAAATCGATAATTGTAACATCCCTAATAATCGAAACCTATTGACAAAAGAAACTATTAAATTCCTAAAAGAGAGACACTATAATTAAAAGAGCAATGAAAATAGCAATTCCCAAAACTAAAACTAGGGATAATACAGACGcatatactaataaaacattaaaaatctacaaaaatttaagaatcaCATTCTAACACAACTCCACCGAAAACAGAGAAGTTGAACAAATGACAATAACAGCGcaataaaataactaaaaaaacaatagttgcttaaaaatagaattctaGAACTCGGTTAACAAGTACtggaaaggaaaaattaaaaatatcccaATCAACAACTCAGCATCTGAAACGTAGTCGATGAtacaattctaaaataaaaagtagaacTCTCGtctttagagaaaaaaatggatttatttTTCCTGGGCATTACAACGAAGTCACATGTCGCGTATCATTATTGTTGCTAAGTGAACTCGCGCAAACGcgctgagagagagaggaatagCGCCGCCGCGCATGCTCTCAGAATTATAGCGGATCGGACCATACTTACAGATGATTTCCAACAGCATCTATGTTCCCCAAATCAATtcaatatttcgaaaaaagaGTAAAGCCGAAATAGGAAATCCAAAAATTACACGCAATAAAGAACACATTCTAAACGAATATAACGTTAAGACAgataatctaataataagCGAAAACGACAAATTACTGGCAAATAATGACGAGGATAAACTAAACGTGATCGGAGCCTTTTTagcaaatgttaataataaaaataagaccGAAAATAATCGTTTTACAGAATATATAGAAGACAAAGCACGTAAATTTAACGATAACTTGAATAACAAACATGACATTACATTATGTACATTTAGCGAAAATAATCCGGCAGATTATCCCTCAATTACCGAAGGACCGCAAGAATATTTTACTGCTGTTACAAGCTTGAAATGAAAATTCAAAAAcctaaataacaaaaagtcAGCAGGCACATACAGTATTCCGAACATAACCCTGAAACAGATACCTCTACACACGATCCAAGTTTATGCGATACTCTTTAACAACTTATTGAACTACAGGCATTACCCAACACACTGGAAAAAACAGTAGTAGTcccaataaaaaaagataaaaatgacgCGATTCCAACAAACTGTAAACCTATCAGCCTACTACTAAACATCAGTAAGATATTTGAGATAGTGATAAATGACGCACTACTAGTTGAatgcgataaaaataataatctccCGGAAAACTAATTTGGCTTCAGGGCCAAACACTCAACAGtgcaataaacaaaattatatcagaTGTGTATTGGGCACTGAACGGAAAAAAGTGTGTAGGTGCATGTTTAATAG
Proteins encoded in this window:
- the LOC118647222 gene encoding anther-specific proline-rich protein APG-like; the encoded protein is MPRSRRGGRKRQIKRLKWRLIEAGTFDPRVFDRPPPPEASPRRHGSPGPFELRPPQPPSYPQLIPPAPPCRVTPPPIPAPFKRPPPRLPPETDTAPIRAPTRPVKVDRQVRPPPRQKPRITSNEVFVGSLPKLILSAKATSQSTETY